A window from Carassius auratus strain Wakin unplaced genomic scaffold, ASM336829v1 scaf_tig00026611, whole genome shotgun sequence encodes these proteins:
- the LOC113078798 gene encoding geminin coiled-coil domain-containing protein 1-like has translation MLSCQDLSFAGGQRYDYSASTSADGSVDVSTAALVSLWDAGPLDNAARQHEPPRREASRLDKLEFFHLQCHRPIWPDQLSPQLQRNKQLQDTLMQREEELARLQEENNKLKEFLNSSYVKSLEEKTKRLLPNCKVPDGPRHRKRTYGDFQNLSKLLQNGEGKQTCRNLSLEFCSTEDLAATPPLDSWILETLGLRDENTVDPEHSFRTPSFSCPTPTEDPYSTTNVNNAVSFSPNVETRCDYSSIIDSSSNCSLDTSSDYSTSQSLGSDYSTLDPSALYTITTTGSLVSSRPLMTTAQHFTPPRAASTPSHTEDVSPGPYYNTPGCDSSSPPGGNSQLFSTPHVSPSRTDLAFSMSLSPQNSVKTHSFPQGQAFTRRDAQGGWNFTWVPKQCS, from the exons ATGCTGTCCTGCCAAGACCTGAGCTTTGCAGGAGGGCAGCGCTATGACTACTCCGCCTCCACGTCAGCTGACGGCAGTGTTGACGTTTCCACAGCAGCGCTCGTCTCCCTCTGGGACGCCGGTCCCCTGGACAACGCTGCCCGCCAGCACGAGCCGCCTCGGCGGG AGGCTTCCCGCCTTGACAAACTGGAGTTTTTCCATCTCCAGTGTCATCGGCCCATCTGGCCTGACCAACTGTCACCTCAACTTCAACGAAACAAACAG CTTCAAGATACCCTAATGCAAAGAGAAGAAGAGCTGGCCAGACTTCAAGAAGAGAATAACAAGCTCAAGGAGTTTTTAAACTCATCATATGTTAAGTCTTTAGAGGAAAAAACAAAG AGACTCCTTCCTAACTGCAAGGTTCCCGATGGTCCAAGACATCGAAAGAGAACTTATGGTGATTTCCAGAACCTGAGCAAGTTACTTCAGAACGGTGAGGGGAAGCAGACTTGCCGCAATCTCTCTTTGGAATTTTGCTCCACTGAAGATTTGGCGGCCACCCCACCTCTAGACTCATGGATACTAGAAACTCTTGGCCTGAGAGACGAGAATACCGTTGACCCAGAACACAGTTTCAGAACCCCTTCTTTCAGCTGTCCAACCCCTACAGAAGATCCTTACAGTACAACAAATGTGAACAATGCAGTCAGCTTCAGCCCTAATGTTGAGACACGCTGCGATTACAGCAGCATCATAGACTCATCGAGCAACTGCAGTCTGGACACCTCCAGTGACTACAGCACCTCCCAGAGCTTGGGTTCAGATTATTCAACCCTTGACCCCTCTGCTCTATACACCATCACAACTACAGGCTCACTGGTCAGCTCTCGACCATTGATGACCACCGCTCAACACTTCACACCACCACGAGCTGCCTCGACTCCATCACATACCGAGGATGTAAGCCCGGGTCCATACTACAACACACCAGGCTGTGATTCCTCCAGTCCACCAGGGGGCAATAGTCAACTTTTCTCCACACCTCATGTGTCCCCTAGCAGGACAGACTTGGCATTTAGCATGTCACTTAGTCCACAAAACAGCGTGAAGACACACAGTTTCCCCCAAGGACAAGCTTTTACACGCAGAGATGCACAAGGGGGATGGAACTTCACCTGGGTTCCTAAACAGTGTTCCTAG
- the LOC113078817 gene encoding GTPase IMAP family member 8-like, with protein sequence MENSIRKNKNPVSELRMVLLGYNGSGKSSAGNTILGKSVFDYKRSLTSAVQEGDVAGRHITLVNTPGQKRNYHSKYTPRFYKDEIVLCSSHCPPGPHAFLLVIRVDVSFTEVYRKAVEEHVALLGLNVWDHMIVLFAFGDWLRDTSIELFIESEGEALQWIIDKCGNRYHVFNNRHTNNANQVTELFEKIEEMVAGKRGCCFKVQQKNLQEVQSKRMKVEKLAKQMKAEVKKRNKLRHSTSGVAELFEMSLVLLGPHHSSISSTGNTILGSQLFDRRIEENLSNNGEVAGRKLTVVCTQGFEKDFLIGKRLEDAKRNLLKSLAEQSSGPHAFILVQSVDCSFAEEEKGALMKIMEPFGEGIWNHILVLFAVGDELGETPIELFIASEGDAIQWLIEKCGNRYHVLNTKTNTGSQVTELLEKIEEMVARNRGCHFRLDEDTLKWIERTIAVPITRSHSMDDSMSFSERRSSSSGIGSAQVSQRSQEAPEESSSKMSSGVESLSSIPEFD encoded by the exons ATGGAAAATTCCATCAGAA AAAATAAGAATCCCGTCTCAGAGCTGAGGATGGTGCTGCTGGGTTATAATGGATCTGGGAAGAGTTCAGCAGGAAACACCATCCTGGGAAAATCTGTATTTGATTACAAAAGATCATTGACATCTGCAGTACAAGAAGGAGATGTTGCAGGAAGACACATTACTCTGGTCAACACTCCAGGCCAAAAAAGAAATTATCACTCAAAATACACCCCGAGATTCTATAAAGATGAGATTGTGTTGTGTTCATCTCACTGTCCTCCAGGACCACATGCCTTTCTGCTTGTCATAAGAGTGGACGTTTCTTTCACTGAAGTGTACAGAAAGGCAGTAGAGGAACATGTTGCTCTTCTTGGTCTCAATGTCTGGGACCACATGATTGTTCTCTTTGCCTTTGGTGACTGGTTGCGAGACACAAGCATTGAGCTGTTCATTGAGAGTGAAGGAGAAGCTCTTCAGTGGATAATAGACAAATGCGGGAACAGGTATCATGTCTTCAACAACAGACACACAAATAATGCCAATCAAGTGACAGAGCTGTTTGAAAAGATAGAAGAGATGGTTGCAGGAAAGAGAGGATGCTGTTTTAAAGTACAACAAAAGAATTTGCAAGAGGTACAGTCCAAAAGGATGAAAGTTGAGAAATTAGCAAAACAGATGAAGGctgaagttaaaaaaagaaacaaattaagaCATTCAACATCAG GGGTTGCTGAACTTTTTGAAATGAGCTTGGTGTTGCTTGGACCTCACCATTCCAGCATAAGTTCAACAGGGAACACAATTTTGGGAAGTCAATTATTTGACAGAAGAATTGAAGAGAATCTAAGTAATAATGGGGAAGTGGCTGGGAGAAAGCTCACTGTTGTTTGTACACAGGGTTTTGAGAAAGATTTCCTTATTGGGAAAAGACTTGAGGATGCTAAACGCAACCTTCTGAAAAGTCTAGCAGAACAGTCTTCTGGACCACATGCTTTCATTTTAGTCCAGAGTGTTGACTGTTCCTTTGCAGAGGAAGAGAAAGGTGCATTAATGAAAATCATGGAGCCTTTTGGTGAAGGAATCTGGAATCATATATTGGTTCTCTTTGCTGTTGGAGATGAACTAGGAGAAACTCCCATAGAGTTATTCATTGCAAGTGAAGGTGACGCTATCCAGTGGCTCATTGAGAAATGTGGGAACAGGTATCATGTTCTCAACACTAAGACCAACACTGGATCTCAGGTCACAGAACTGCTGGAGAAGATCGAGGAGATGGTGGCTAGAAATAGAGGATGTCATTTTAGACTAGATGAAGATACTTTAAAATGGATTGAAAGAACAATAGCTGTACCCATTACAAGATCACACAGTATGGATGATTCAATGAGTT tttctgaaAGACGCAGTTCTTCCTCAGGGATAGGTTCAGCACAGGTGTCCCAGAGATCCCAAGAAGCACCTGAAGAGTCAAGTTCAAAAATGAGCTCTGGAGTGGAGTCTCTTAGCTCTATTCCTGAGTTTGATTGA